A genomic segment from Bos mutus isolate GX-2022 chromosome 27, NWIPB_WYAK_1.1, whole genome shotgun sequence encodes:
- the TCIM gene encoding transcriptional and immune response regulator translates to MKAKPSHPAFSMSTSLRVSPSIHGYHFDTASRKKAVGNIFENIDQEALQRLFRNSGDKKAEERAKIIFAIDQDLEEKTRALMALKKRTKDKLFQFLKLRKYSIKVH, encoded by the coding sequence ATGAAAGCTAAGCCAAGCCACCCGGCCTTCAGCATGTCCACCTCGCTGCGAGTCAGCCCGTCCATCCACGGCTACCACTTCGACACAGCCTCACGTAAGAAAGCTGTGGGCAACATCTTCGAAAACATAGACCAAGAAGCATTACAGAGGCTCTTCAGAAACTCCGGGGACAAGAAAGCAGAGGAGCGAGCAAAGATCATCTTTGCCATAGATCAAGACCTAGAGGAGAAGACACGAGCCCTGATGGCTctgaagaagagaacaaaagacaaGCTTTTCCAGTTTCTGAAACTGCGGAAATATTCCATCAAAGTTCACTGA